A part of Haloarchaeobius sp. HME9146 genomic DNA contains:
- a CDS encoding type I 3-dehydroquinate dehydratase has product MDFDSFVLCASTSDLREEPAARDHADAVEFRMDLADDPLAALDEYDGELPILATNRVDWEGGEAADEPARLAALATAAEHEAVEAVDLELASFTDDADAAARTAEQAREHGAKIVVSAHDFEGTYDAEEMAETLDAAGDYGDVAKLAIAAEVPLDVLELLAVTREFAADGECVATMAMGEVGSHSRVVAPTYGSRIGYAPVDPADATAPGQLPLETMRELVSTLSTKPETY; this is encoded by the coding sequence ATGGACTTCGACTCCTTCGTGCTGTGTGCGAGCACCAGCGACCTGCGCGAGGAGCCGGCGGCTCGGGACCACGCCGACGCCGTCGAGTTCCGGATGGACCTCGCGGACGACCCACTCGCAGCGCTCGACGAGTACGACGGCGAACTGCCGATTCTGGCGACGAACCGCGTCGACTGGGAGGGAGGCGAGGCGGCCGACGAACCGGCCCGGCTGGCGGCACTCGCGACCGCCGCCGAACACGAGGCGGTCGAGGCGGTCGACCTGGAACTCGCTTCCTTCACCGACGATGCAGATGCTGCTGCCCGCACGGCCGAGCAGGCCCGCGAACACGGGGCCAAGATCGTGGTCTCGGCACACGACTTCGAGGGGACCTACGACGCCGAGGAGATGGCCGAGACGCTCGACGCCGCCGGCGACTACGGTGACGTGGCCAAGCTTGCCATCGCGGCCGAGGTGCCCCTGGACGTGCTGGAACTGCTCGCGGTGACCCGCGAGTTCGCGGCCGACGGGGAGTGCGTCGCGACCATGGCCATGGGCGAGGTCGGGAGTCACTCACGGGTCGTCGCACCGACGTACGGCTCTCGAATCGGCTACGCGCCGGTCGACCCGGCAGACGCCACGGCACCCGGGCAACTCCCCCTCGAGACGATGCGGGAGCTGGTGTCGACGCTGTCGACGAAACCCGAAACCTATTGA
- a CDS encoding flippase-like domain-containing protein, with the protein MSTVDVSVVLPAYNEEKTIRSTVETTLATLESFLPADSFEVIVAEDGCDDRTPDIADEMAAADDRVRHFHSDERLGRGGALERAFEASHGDTLVYFDTDLATDMKHLEELVESIRSEGYDLATGSRWMAGREADRPAKRGIPSRGFNFLTRLFLRSDLRDHQCGFKAFDREAFLALQHEVEDNHWFWDTEMLVKAQRRGFRVKEFAVDWEPKGDTKVDLVRDVFGMGSQILRTWWELSIQPRVNRRVSLVAGTLLSTVAILLMAFYYLEWETVLEHMSAAEPTLVLASALVYLLSWPIRGLRYRDILETIGYDSDTRFLTGAIFISQTGNLVFPARLGDGVRAYVMKMRRDVPYPSGFASLAIERVFDLLTIAGLAGAVMLSLVATGSADDIANALAGEAIPQEYAQYRSAAEYASYVAAGVGLAAVAAVTAIFASARSDRDLVSPFVARLSDDSYAIMVVNVIRGFVTDVQSVTKDSKAFAVVGSTSLLIWTLDVVTAMVVMGAVGIDLPLALFVTVGFFAVSVGNLAKVLPLSPGGIGLYEGAFTALAVGLAPGISVELAIAAAVVDHAVKNVVTIVGGLTSMVSLNVSLTEAVEESTDAREAAEPVGQE; encoded by the coding sequence ATGAGTACGGTCGACGTGAGCGTCGTCCTCCCTGCCTACAACGAGGAGAAGACCATCCGCTCCACGGTGGAGACGACACTCGCCACACTCGAATCTTTCCTCCCGGCCGACAGCTTCGAGGTCATCGTCGCCGAGGACGGCTGCGACGACCGGACGCCGGACATCGCGGACGAGATGGCGGCTGCGGACGACCGCGTGCGCCACTTCCACTCCGACGAACGCCTCGGCCGCGGTGGCGCGCTCGAACGGGCGTTCGAAGCGAGCCACGGGGACACCCTCGTCTACTTCGATACGGACCTCGCGACGGACATGAAGCACCTCGAAGAGCTCGTCGAGAGCATCCGGAGCGAGGGGTACGACCTCGCGACGGGCTCGCGCTGGATGGCGGGCCGCGAGGCGGACCGCCCTGCCAAACGCGGTATCCCGAGCCGCGGGTTCAACTTCCTCACGCGGCTGTTCCTGCGCTCGGACCTGCGCGACCACCAGTGCGGCTTCAAGGCGTTCGACCGCGAGGCGTTCCTCGCGCTCCAGCACGAGGTCGAGGACAACCACTGGTTCTGGGACACCGAGATGCTCGTGAAGGCCCAGCGACGTGGCTTCCGGGTCAAGGAGTTCGCCGTCGACTGGGAGCCGAAGGGCGACACCAAGGTCGACCTCGTCCGCGACGTGTTCGGCATGGGGAGTCAGATCCTCCGGACGTGGTGGGAGCTGTCGATACAGCCGCGCGTGAACCGGCGCGTCAGCCTCGTCGCCGGGACGCTCCTCTCGACGGTCGCCATCCTGCTGATGGCGTTCTACTACCTGGAGTGGGAGACGGTGCTCGAGCACATGAGCGCGGCCGAGCCGACGCTCGTGCTCGCCTCGGCGCTCGTCTACCTGCTCTCGTGGCCCATCCGGGGGCTTCGCTACCGCGACATCCTCGAGACCATCGGGTACGACAGCGACACGAGATTCCTGACCGGCGCGATATTCATCAGCCAGACGGGGAACCTCGTGTTCCCGGCGCGACTCGGTGACGGGGTCCGTGCGTACGTGATGAAGATGCGACGGGACGTCCCGTATCCGTCGGGCTTCGCGTCGCTCGCCATCGAGCGGGTGTTCGACCTGCTGACCATCGCCGGGCTCGCCGGCGCGGTGATGCTCTCGCTCGTCGCGACGGGGAGCGCGGACGACATCGCCAACGCCCTCGCGGGCGAGGCGATTCCCCAGGAGTACGCCCAGTATCGCTCGGCGGCCGAGTACGCGTCGTATGTGGCAGCAGGCGTCGGTCTCGCGGCGGTCGCCGCGGTCACCGCCATCTTCGCCTCGGCCCGGTCCGACCGGGACCTCGTGAGCCCGTTCGTCGCGCGCCTCAGCGACGACTCCTACGCCATCATGGTCGTGAACGTCATCAGGGGGTTCGTCACGGACGTCCAGTCCGTCACGAAGGACAGCAAGGCGTTCGCGGTGGTCGGCTCGACGAGCCTGCTCATCTGGACGCTTGACGTGGTGACCGCGATGGTCGTGATGGGTGCGGTCGGTATCGACCTCCCGCTGGCACTGTTCGTCACGGTCGGCTTCTTCGCGGTGAGCGTGGGGAACCTCGCGAAGGTCCTGCCGCTCTCACCGGGTGGCATCGGCCTGTACGAGGGAGCCTTCACTGCCCTCGCTGTCGGGCTGGCGCCCGGCATCTCGGTCGAACTCGCCATCGCTGCGGCGGTCGTCGACCACGCGGTCAAGAACGTCGTCACCATCGTCGGCGGGCTCACCTCGATGGTGTCGCTGAACGTCTCGCTCACCGAGGCGGTCGAGGAGAGTACCGACGCCCGGGAGGCAGCGGAGCCGGTCGGGCAGGAGTAA
- a CDS encoding SPFH domain-containing protein translates to MELLPLQGAATFGFVAAIIGILIIVALASAVKIVQPTEKRTLTVLGQYRGLLEPGFHLVPPFVSSTQSFDMRTQTLDVPPQEAITRDNSPVVADAIVYIRVMDAKKAFLEVDDYENAVRNLSQTTLRAVIGDMELDDTLNKRQEINARIREELDEPTDEWGVRVESVEVREVNPSKDVQQAMEQQTSAERRRRAMILEAQGERRSAVEQAQGEKQSNIIRAQGEKQSQILEAQGDAISTVLRAKSAESMGERAVIDKGMETLAEIGTSDSTTFVLPQELSSMLGRYGKHLTGSDIKETEAALDSRDFDSETREMLGLDDIEDIIGAIDEEAQLDTEKMEKQAEAVKMGDDPTDIKDPDEVIEEADNEIAGGDYDVSDDMSDSFTSAEKKMEDPEKETETEK, encoded by the coding sequence ATGGAGCTACTTCCACTACAAGGGGCTGCGACCTTCGGGTTCGTGGCCGCGATTATCGGGATACTGATAATCGTGGCGCTGGCCTCGGCGGTGAAGATCGTGCAGCCGACCGAAAAGCGCACGCTCACCGTCCTCGGCCAGTATCGCGGACTCCTCGAACCCGGGTTCCACCTGGTCCCCCCGTTCGTGTCGAGTACGCAGAGCTTCGACATGCGTACACAGACGCTCGACGTCCCGCCCCAGGAAGCGATCACCCGCGACAACTCGCCGGTCGTCGCCGACGCCATCGTCTACATCCGCGTGATGGACGCGAAGAAGGCGTTCCTCGAGGTCGACGACTACGAGAACGCGGTCCGTAACCTCTCCCAGACGACGCTCCGTGCCGTCATCGGTGACATGGAGCTCGACGACACGCTCAACAAGCGTCAGGAGATCAACGCGCGAATCCGCGAGGAGCTCGACGAGCCCACCGACGAGTGGGGTGTCCGTGTCGAGTCCGTCGAGGTCCGCGAGGTCAACCCCTCCAAGGACGTCCAGCAGGCGATGGAGCAACAGACCTCCGCCGAGCGCCGTCGCCGTGCCATGATTCTCGAGGCACAGGGTGAACGCCGCAGTGCCGTCGAGCAGGCACAGGGTGAGAAGCAGTCGAACATCATCCGCGCACAGGGTGAGAAGCAGAGCCAGATCCTCGAAGCACAGGGTGACGCTATCTCGACGGTCCTGCGCGCGAAGTCCGCCGAATCGATGGGCGAGCGCGCCGTCATCGACAAGGGGATGGAGACGCTCGCGGAGATCGGGACCTCCGACTCCACGACGTTCGTCCTGCCCCAGGAGCTCTCCTCGATGCTCGGCCGCTACGGGAAGCACCTGACCGGCAGCGACATCAAGGAGACCGAGGCCGCACTCGACAGCCGCGACTTCGACAGCGAGACCCGGGAGATGCTCGGCCTCGACGACATCGAGGACATCATCGGGGCCATCGACGAGGAGGCCCAGCTCGACACCGAGAAGATGGAGAAGCAGGCCGAAGCGGTCAAGATGGGCGACGACCCGACCGACATCAAGGACCCCGACGAGGTCATCGAGGAGGCGGACAACGAGATCGCTGGCGGCGACTACGACGTGAGCGACGACATGTCCGACTCGTTCACCAGCGCCGAGAAGAAGATGGAAGACCCCGAGAAAGAGACGGAGACCGAGAAGTAG
- the pyk gene encoding pyruvate kinase, whose product MRNAKIVCTLGPATDTVGRIRALADAGMSVARLNSSHGDLETRAEIADKVRQVDEETEKPVATMVDLQGPEVRTAPLDEPIELESGSTVRFYEGTEATPDDIGLSYGISSVSPGDSILLDDGRIEATVERVDGSDVFATIEMGGELGGRKGVNMPGVDLDIDVVTEKDREDLKLAAEKEVDFVAASFIRNADDVLHVNEVLEEFGADIPIVSKIERAGAVENLEEIIDASYGIMVARGDLGVECPMEDVPMIQKRIIRRCRETGTPVITATEMLDSMIHERRPTRAEASDVANAVLDGTDAVMLSAETAIGDHPVRVVEAMDRIVRQVENSEEYAETREQRVPAASDSRTDALARSARYLARDIGASAVVAASESGYTALKTAKYRPGVPVVATTPTDRVRRQLALSWGVNAQYAPFAEDGVDAVIQNAVQAALDAGVAESGDTVVVLSGMMTDLEGAQTTNMLKVHVAAEALAIGRGVVSGYVTGPIRNVDDGDLTDVPEGAIITLGPEFDGEFEGDVSRVGGIVDARPGMTGYPAMVAREVGIPMISGADLSDVDDETTVTVDAERGVVYDGAIHRRQDTRR is encoded by the coding sequence ATGAGAAACGCCAAGATCGTTTGTACGCTCGGACCGGCGACCGACACCGTCGGTCGCATCCGGGCATTGGCGGATGCCGGAATGTCGGTTGCCCGCCTCAACTCCAGTCACGGTGACCTGGAGACACGCGCCGAAATCGCCGATAAGGTCCGACAGGTGGACGAGGAGACGGAGAAACCGGTCGCGACGATGGTCGACCTGCAGGGGCCAGAGGTACGCACGGCCCCGCTGGACGAACCGATCGAACTCGAATCCGGGTCGACGGTCCGCTTCTACGAGGGGACCGAGGCGACCCCGGACGACATCGGGCTCTCGTACGGGATCTCCTCTGTCTCACCCGGCGACAGCATCCTGCTCGACGACGGCCGCATCGAGGCGACCGTCGAACGCGTCGATGGGTCGGACGTGTTCGCCACCATCGAGATGGGTGGCGAGTTGGGCGGGCGCAAGGGCGTCAACATGCCCGGCGTGGACCTCGACATCGACGTCGTGACCGAGAAGGACCGCGAGGACCTCAAACTCGCCGCCGAGAAGGAGGTCGACTTCGTGGCGGCCAGCTTCATCCGGAACGCCGACGACGTGCTCCACGTCAACGAGGTGCTCGAAGAGTTCGGGGCGGACATCCCCATCGTGTCGAAGATCGAGCGCGCGGGGGCCGTCGAGAACTTAGAGGAGATAATCGACGCCTCCTACGGCATCATGGTCGCCCGCGGTGACCTCGGCGTCGAGTGCCCGATGGAGGACGTGCCGATGATCCAGAAGCGCATCATCCGGCGCTGTCGCGAGACCGGGACGCCGGTCATCACGGCGACGGAGATGCTGGACTCGATGATCCACGAGCGCCGGCCGACCCGCGCGGAAGCCTCGGACGTGGCGAACGCGGTCCTCGACGGGACCGACGCCGTCATGCTCTCGGCGGAGACCGCCATCGGCGACCACCCGGTCCGCGTCGTCGAGGCGATGGACCGCATCGTCCGGCAGGTCGAGAACAGCGAGGAGTACGCCGAGACGCGCGAACAGCGCGTCCCGGCCGCCAGCGACTCCCGGACCGACGCCCTCGCGCGGTCCGCGCGGTATCTGGCCCGCGACATCGGTGCGAGCGCGGTCGTCGCCGCGTCCGAGTCCGGGTACACGGCGCTCAAGACGGCGAAGTACCGCCCCGGCGTGCCGGTCGTCGCGACGACCCCGACGGACCGAGTTCGACGCCAGCTCGCGCTCTCGTGGGGAGTCAACGCCCAGTACGCGCCGTTCGCCGAGGACGGCGTCGACGCCGTCATCCAGAACGCGGTGCAGGCCGCCCTGGACGCGGGCGTCGCCGAGAGCGGCGACACGGTCGTCGTCCTCTCCGGGATGATGACCGACCTGGAAGGGGCCCAGACGACGAACATGCTGAAGGTCCACGTCGCCGCGGAGGCCCTCGCCATCGGTCGTGGCGTGGTCTCCGGGTACGTCACCGGCCCCATCAGGAACGTCGACGACGGCGACCTGACCGATGTCCCCGAAGGCGCCATCATCACCCTCGGGCCGGAGTTCGATGGCGAGTTCGAGGGCGACGTCTCGCGCGTCGGCGGTATCGTCGACGCCCGCCCGGGCATGACGGGCTACCCCGCGATGGTCGCCCGCGAGGTCGGTATCCCGATGATATCGGGTGCGGACCTCTCCGACGTCGATGACGAGACCACCGTCACCGTCGACGCCGAGCGCGGCGTGGTCTACGACGGTGCCATCCACCGGCGACAGGACACCCGACGGTGA
- a CDS encoding NfeD family protein — translation MAPLLDVDLLPLLLFLAGTGLMIAEALVPGAHFIVIGVALFIAGLVGMLFSPLGTPVALAAMVLAVGLLTFYVYREFDFYEGTDRGQTSGSDDLRGATARVTETVTSTSGRVRLLDRGGFDPNYTARSEWGDEIPEGTEVIVTDPGGGNVLTVAPTTTEDDIDRELRRERERRDREDGETEPA, via the coding sequence ATGGCACCGCTACTCGACGTCGACCTGTTGCCCCTCCTCCTGTTCCTCGCCGGGACGGGACTGATGATAGCCGAGGCGCTGGTCCCCGGCGCGCACTTCATCGTCATCGGCGTCGCGCTGTTCATCGCCGGCCTCGTCGGGATGCTGTTCTCACCGCTCGGGACGCCCGTCGCCCTGGCGGCGATGGTGCTCGCCGTCGGCCTGCTCACGTTCTACGTCTACCGTGAGTTCGACTTCTACGAGGGCACGGACCGCGGTCAGACCAGCGGCTCGGACGACCTCCGCGGTGCGACCGCCCGCGTCACCGAGACCGTCACCTCGACCAGCGGGCGCGTTCGCCTGCTCGACCGGGGCGGGTTCGACCCCAACTACACCGCCCGGAGCGAGTGGGGCGACGAGATTCCCGAGGGGACCGAGGTCATCGTGACCGACCCCGGTGGTGGCAACGTGCTGACGGTGGCACCGACGACCACCGAGGACGACATCGACCGGGAACTCCGCCGGGAGCGCGAGCGCCGAGACCGGGAAGATGGCGAGACGGAACCGGCATAA
- the yjjX gene encoding inosine/xanthosine triphosphatase, whose product MRVAIGSQNPVKVAATERALETLPGVAIEPVAVDSGVPEQPRGLDQTIMGAANRARRAYETGAFDLAVGIEGGVADLTPEPRTDDADAPEDLHLIMWAAVFDGNRVERAAGPSIRLPDGVASRVRDGEELGPVMNDEFDRDDVARSEGAVGVFTGGAIDRQDALENAVAGALGPFVTSHYRS is encoded by the coding sequence ATGCGAGTCGCCATCGGGAGCCAGAACCCCGTGAAGGTGGCAGCGACCGAGCGTGCCCTCGAAACACTCCCCGGCGTGGCCATCGAGCCCGTCGCCGTGGACTCGGGCGTGCCCGAACAGCCCCGCGGCCTCGACCAGACCATCATGGGCGCAGCGAACCGGGCCCGGCGCGCCTACGAGACGGGCGCGTTCGACCTCGCCGTCGGCATCGAAGGCGGCGTGGCCGACCTCACGCCCGAGCCCCGCACGGACGATGCCGACGCCCCCGAGGACCTCCACCTCATCATGTGGGCGGCCGTGTTCGACGGGAACCGTGTCGAGCGCGCCGCCGGCCCGAGCATCCGCCTCCCCGACGGCGTCGCGAGTCGCGTCCGGGACGGCGAAGAGCTCGGCCCGGTGATGAACGACGAGTTCGACCGCGACGACGTCGCCCGGAGCGAGGGCGCAGTCGGCGTGTTCACCGGCGGGGCCATCGACCGACAGGACGCCCTGGAGAACGCGGTCGCTGGCGCACTGGGGCCGTTCGTGACGTCGCACTACCGGTCCTGA
- a CDS encoding GNAT family N-acetyltransferase, with protein sequence MCQYRPETAADRAAVEAVHRAAFPTDDEAELVAALRESEAFVPDLSIVADDGGRVVGHVLFTEVSVTAGDAGSDAAHSDAALTLAPVAVHPDRQGEGIGSDLVRHGLAACAAAGYDLVVLHGDPAFYSRFGFEPATPYGLDHPFKLPDEDFQVRWLGEERDERIGGRVTYDAAFLDL encoded by the coding sequence GTGTGCCAGTACCGTCCCGAGACGGCCGCCGACCGGGCCGCAGTCGAAGCGGTCCACCGCGCCGCGTTCCCGACCGACGACGAGGCCGAACTCGTCGCTGCCCTGCGTGAGAGCGAGGCGTTCGTGCCCGACCTGTCCATCGTCGCCGACGACGGCGGGCGGGTCGTCGGCCACGTCCTGTTCACCGAGGTCTCGGTCACCGCTGGCGACGCTGGAAGCGACGCCGCCCACTCCGACGCGGCGCTCACGCTCGCACCCGTCGCGGTTCATCCCGACCGACAGGGCGAGGGCATCGGCAGCGACCTCGTTCGGCACGGGCTGGCTGCCTGTGCCGCGGCAGGATACGACCTCGTGGTCCTCCACGGCGACCCGGCGTTCTACTCGAGATTCGGCTTCGAACCGGCGACGCCGTACGGGCTCGACCACCCGTTCAAGCTACCGGACGAAGACTTCCAGGTGCGGTGGCTCGGAGAGGAGAGAGACGAAAGAATCGGTGGCCGCGTCACCTACGACGCGGCGTTTCTGGACCTGTAG
- a CDS encoding MarR family transcriptional regulator has translation MGERGEVDEQKRATLRRFAAVGAASPFARFTDDDSTGESDVRDAIAGYLAATPGAHFSKLRDDLKLGTGETQHHLRRLVDGDVVEVHRDGDYKRLYPAGQFSEFQKTALGYLRRDTPRGMLVELLRDPDATGSALADALGVSRPTVSKYAKELEGAGLLSREDGYQVERPETVLLLVVRYADSFDANAARLAGQADQLVTFDR, from the coding sequence ATGGGCGAACGCGGCGAGGTCGACGAGCAGAAACGCGCCACCCTGCGGCGCTTCGCCGCGGTCGGTGCAGCCAGCCCGTTCGCCCGCTTTACTGACGACGACTCCACCGGCGAGAGCGACGTACGCGACGCCATCGCTGGCTACCTCGCGGCGACGCCCGGTGCCCACTTCTCGAAGCTCCGTGACGACCTCAAACTCGGCACGGGCGAGACCCAGCACCACCTGCGCCGCCTCGTCGACGGCGACGTGGTCGAGGTCCACCGTGACGGCGACTACAAGCGACTGTATCCTGCCGGGCAGTTCTCCGAGTTCCAGAAGACCGCATTGGGCTACCTCCGGCGGGACACCCCACGCGGGATGCTCGTCGAACTCCTGCGCGACCCGGACGCGACCGGCTCCGCGCTCGCGGACGCACTGGGCGTCTCGCGCCCGACGGTGAGCAAGTACGCGAAGGAACTGGAGGGCGCTGGCCTGCTCTCTCGCGAGGACGGCTACCAGGTCGAACGCCCCGAGACCGTGCTGTTGCTCGTGGTTCGCTACGCGGATTCGTTCGACGCCAATGCGGCGCGACTCGCCGGACAGGCGGACCAGCTGGTCACGTTCGACCGCTGA
- a CDS encoding TMCO4 family protein, translating to MTSNEDGISRRSALQTLATTGLALGGLTGVAAAGGSDGDYQAPADYPLISTRGHFDDDGNLTSSGTTYNYYGEGDWAKYTESWHDEIIVFVHGWNQDDSEDQDIDGAYTCELALEQNGVSQTNVGYSWDSDRGWWTAVDIAKRNGPKLANWIANWTNNGGDPIRLVGHSLGAQVVASTLANLHAWGYYNAVETVSLVGAAIPDQTVSTEDKYGDAIEYSSYSFGNFYNREDSVLNWAYSSAEWDTALGEQGIQDGLAAPYNYQELDVTQQVPDHGSYYEPGDGCMPEVVASW from the coding sequence GTGACTTCCAACGAAGACGGCATCAGCCGACGCAGCGCTCTCCAGACACTCGCGACCACGGGGCTCGCACTGGGTGGGCTCACCGGCGTCGCAGCCGCCGGCGGGAGCGATGGCGACTACCAGGCACCCGCGGACTACCCGCTCATCTCGACCCGGGGGCACTTCGACGACGACGGGAACCTCACGTCGAGCGGGACGACGTACAACTACTACGGCGAGGGCGACTGGGCGAAGTACACCGAGTCCTGGCACGACGAGATCATCGTCTTCGTCCACGGCTGGAACCAGGACGACTCGGAGGACCAGGACATCGACGGCGCGTACACCTGCGAACTCGCCCTGGAGCAGAACGGCGTCTCCCAGACGAACGTCGGCTACTCGTGGGACTCCGACCGTGGCTGGTGGACGGCCGTCGACATCGCCAAGCGGAACGGGCCGAAGCTGGCGAACTGGATCGCGAACTGGACCAACAACGGCGGCGACCCCATCCGCCTCGTCGGGCACTCGCTGGGCGCGCAGGTCGTCGCCAGCACGCTCGCCAACCTCCACGCCTGGGGCTACTACAACGCGGTCGAGACCGTCTCGCTGGTGGGGGCAGCCATCCCGGACCAGACCGTCTCGACAGAGGACAAGTACGGTGACGCCATCGAGTATTCGAGCTACAGCTTCGGGAACTTCTACAACCGCGAGGATTCCGTGCTGAACTGGGCCTACTCGTCGGCGGAGTGGGACACCGCTCTCGGCGAGCAGGGCATCCAGGACGGGCTCGCGGCACCCTACAACTACCAGGAACTGGACGTCACCCAGCAGGTGCCGGACCACGGCTCGTACTACGAACCGGGCGACGGCTGCATGCCCGAAGTCGTGGCGTCGTGGTGA
- a CDS encoding GYD domain-containing protein, producing MGMYTSLVRVRDRDINNVQELASLWGEIHTEVEEYDATLEDTYAVLGDYDFIVIFDADGRDEAFKVALAMERHGLDMQTMEVIPTDDFAELVTDI from the coding sequence ATGGGAATGTACACGTCCCTCGTCCGCGTCCGCGACCGCGACATCAACAACGTTCAGGAGCTCGCCTCGCTCTGGGGTGAGATACACACCGAAGTCGAAGAGTACGACGCGACCCTCGAAGACACGTACGCGGTCCTCGGGGATTACGACTTCATCGTCATCTTCGACGCCGACGGGCGCGACGAGGCGTTCAAGGTCGCGCTCGCGATGGAGCGCCACGGGCTGGACATGCAGACGATGGAGGTCATCCCCACCGACGACTTCGCCGAGCTCGTCACCGACATCTGA
- a CDS encoding transcription initiation factor IIB family protein, which translates to MPNARTRTRVSSTEEETTDSSLQCPECSGNVVSEGSETVCGDCGLVVEEDQVDRGPEWRAFDAQEKNEKSRVGAPTTNTMHDKGLSTNIDWRNKDAYGNSLGSRQREKMQRLRKWNERFRTRDSKERNLKQALGEIDRMASGLGLPKNVRETASVIYRRALNEDLLPGRSIEGVATSAVYAAARQAGVPRSLDEIAEVSRVEKNEVARTYRYVVRELGLEVAPADPESYVPRFASGLELSDEAEHRARSLLKNAKEKGVHSGKSPVGLAAAAVYAASLLTNEKTTQAAVSDVADISEVTIRNRYHELLEAEDNLGLV; encoded by the coding sequence ATGCCAAACGCACGAACCCGAACACGAGTAAGCAGTACCGAAGAGGAAACGACCGACAGCAGTCTCCAGTGCCCCGAATGTAGCGGCAACGTCGTCAGTGAGGGCTCCGAGACGGTCTGTGGCGACTGTGGCCTCGTCGTCGAAGAGGACCAGGTCGACCGCGGCCCGGAGTGGCGCGCGTTCGACGCCCAGGAGAAGAACGAGAAGTCCCGCGTCGGTGCCCCGACGACCAACACGATGCACGACAAGGGGCTCTCGACGAACATCGACTGGCGGAACAAGGACGCCTACGGGAACTCCCTGGGCTCGCGCCAGCGCGAGAAGATGCAGCGCCTGCGCAAGTGGAACGAGCGCTTCCGCACCCGTGACTCGAAAGAGCGCAACCTCAAACAGGCGCTCGGCGAAATCGACCGCATGGCCAGCGGTCTGGGACTCCCGAAGAACGTCCGCGAGACCGCCTCGGTCATCTACCGCCGCGCGCTCAACGAGGACCTGCTCCCCGGCCGCTCCATCGAAGGCGTCGCAACGTCTGCCGTCTACGCCGCCGCGCGCCAGGCCGGCGTCCCGCGCAGCCTCGACGAGATCGCGGAGGTCTCCCGCGTCGAGAAGAACGAGGTCGCACGCACCTACCGCTACGTCGTCCGCGAACTCGGGCTCGAAGTCGCGCCCGCCGACCCCGAGAGCTACGTCCCGCGCTTCGCGTCCGGGCTGGAGCTCTCCGACGAGGCCGAACACCGTGCCCGCTCGCTCCTGAAGAACGCGAAGGAGAAGGGCGTCCACTCCGGGAAGTCCCCGGTCGGCCTCGCGGCCGCCGCGGTGTACGCCGCCTCCCTCCTCACGAACGAGAAGACCACGCAGGCCGCCGTCAGTGACGTGGCCGACATCTCCGAGGTCACCATCCGGAACCGCTACCACGAGCTGCTCGAAGCCGAGGACAACCTCGGCCTCGTCTGA
- a CDS encoding HTH domain-containing protein, with amino-acid sequence MTTNHPLTIDVYLRAYAPVAAPQETVLDAVRELRDMDIVDSYDVHTWPKAVRADRSTETSRQYESFRDWARAADVRIDQSFVTRRDDNLLTGETTEKLVTPFVCLAVRQGDELAAVLPCTVAEGQHVSVQAYLDALREGVDPLDTLGLGETVDTAKEEPPEPETELTLPSI; translated from the coding sequence ATGACCACAAACCACCCACTAACCATCGACGTCTATCTGCGCGCATACGCACCAGTTGCGGCCCCGCAGGAGACGGTGCTCGACGCCGTCCGCGAACTGCGCGATATGGATATCGTGGACTCGTACGACGTCCACACCTGGCCGAAGGCGGTTCGCGCGGACCGCTCGACCGAGACCTCCCGGCAGTACGAATCGTTCCGGGACTGGGCTCGCGCGGCCGACGTCCGTATCGACCAGTCGTTCGTCACCAGACGGGACGACAACCTGCTCACCGGCGAGACGACGGAGAAACTCGTCACCCCGTTCGTCTGCCTCGCGGTCCGGCAGGGAGACGAGCTGGCAGCGGTACTCCCCTGTACGGTCGCCGAGGGCCAACACGTGAGCGTGCAGGCGTATCTCGACGCGCTCCGTGAGGGCGTCGACCCGCTCGACACGCTCGGTCTCGGCGAGACGGTCGACACTGCGAAGGAGGAACCGCCGGAGCCCGAGACGGAGCTCACGCTCCCGAGCATCTGA